CAAAATAGTTAGAAGTATAAAACGGTTTCTCGCCCCAATCAAAGCCGAGCCATTTTACGTCTTCTTGAATGGACTGAACGTATTCATCTTCTTCTTTCAACGGGTTTGTATCGTCAAAACGAAGATTGCAGATGCCGCCTTCGTGCTCTTGTGCAATGCCGAAGTTCAAGCAGATGGATTTTGCATGCCCAAGATGCAGGTAGCCATTTGGCTCTGGCGGGAAACGGGTATGTACGCGTCCTTCGTACTTTCCGCTCTCACAATCTTCAGCAATAATAGTGCGGATAAAATCCAGACTAGTTCCTTCGTTGTTCTCTTCAGGTGCTACAGGAGCCTTACTCATGAATACGTCCTTAAATCTATTTCTTCGCAATTTTGCGATTATGAACAATTTATAAGCGGATGACATACGGGAAACAACCGCAGCGGTCAATTGGCAGCGATGTGCCTACCTAGTCAAAATACCGATTATTGCCACGTCTAAACATCATTATATACAAGCCGCAACAGTGAACCAAGTACAAATCACGGATTTGATAAAAACACCTCACACCATTGTGCTCGTCAGCAAGTCTGCAGAACATGCGCTCCTCTCCATTTTCTGCAAAAAGAATCAAAATCCTCCTGCCTGATATTTTTTGATATAATCTTGCGTCGATTTTCTGAGAATTTCTGCAATTAATTGAAAAATAAAAATCATATTATCAACTTTTTCGAAAATACTGAGCGCAACATCATTTTTTATCAGTGTGCCACTTTACCTGTTATATCAACAGATAATAAAAAGTATATATAAACTAAATCTGATATATTAAGTTTCTTTCATATATTTTTTACTTTTTTGATAAAAAGAGCAGTTTTCATTTTGACAATTTTAGTATTTTCGGGAACAAAGAATATGAAGGGGACGTTATTTTTTCCCATTCACCCTAGACGACACACGCATCAACAACCATATTGCTAGAATAACAGGCAATACGATTTTCAACGCTGGAGGAACATATGACATTTTCTGGTTTGGTTAAGTCCATCGTAACCGGCCTCGCCGTTACAGCATTGTGTGTACCTGCTTTTGCAGCAGACACTATCAAACTCGGTGTAGCTGGCGCACACAGTGGCGACCTTGCTTCCTATGGTCTGCCAACAGTTAACGCAGCTAAAGTTGTTGTTGAAAAAATCAACGCAGCCGGTGGCGTAAATGGCAAACAGGTTGAACTGCTCATTCAGGATGACCAGTGTAAACCTGAACAGGCTACCAACGTAGCAACCAAACTTATTTCTGACGGTGCAAATGTTGTACTGGGTCATATCTGCTCCGGCGCTACTAAAGCTGCTCTGCCTATCTACACAGAAGGCAAGCTTATCGCCATGTCACCTAGTGCAACCAACCCTATGCTCACCCAGTCCGGTGACTATCCTACATTCTTCCGCACTATCGCATCCGACGATATGCAGGCACGCCTTGGCGTCGACTTTGCTATCGACAAGCTTGGTGCAAAGAAGATTGCAGTACTGCACGACAAAGGTGACTACGGTAAAGGCTACGCAGAATTCGCACGTAAATTTATTGAAGAAGGCGGCAAAGCAGAAGTTGTTATGTTTGAAGGCGTAACACCTGGCGCTCCTGACTACTCCGCAGTAGTACAGAAAATCCGTCGCTTTAAAGCTGACACCGTTATCTACGGTGGTTACCATCCGGAAGCTTCCAAGCTTATCAGCCAGATGCGTAAAAAACGTATTAAAGCAAACTTTGTTTCTGATGACGGCGTAAAAGATGACACCTTTATTAAGGTAGCCGGTAAAAAAGCTGAAGGCGTTTACGCTTCCGGCCCTATCGATGTATCTGACTTGCCTATGTACCAAGAAGCGATTGCAGCACACGTAAAAATGTTCGGTACCGAACCGGGTGCATTCTACCCAGCCGCTTACGCAGCAACCGTAGCAATGCTTACCGCTATCGAACGTGCTGACTCAACAGACTACGATGCAGTAACTGCTAAACTGCGTGGTGAATTTGTTGAAACCCCTATCGGTAAAATCAAATTCAACGAAAAAGGCGACGCGGAAGGCGTTGGCTTCTCCATGTACCAGGTACAAAACGGTAAATACGTAGAACTTAAATAACTCAACAGATTAGCCGCAGCACAACGGGGAGCAATCTCGCATTGTTCCCCGTTTTTTACTCAGATAATTGGCCTCGTACCTGCAACGATTTTTGCAGACAGGCACCTCTCTGACAGGGACATACACATGGATTGGGATTTTTTCATCGAATTGGGTCTTGGCGGATTAACACGCGGGAGTATCTACGCTCTCATCGCGATTGGCTACACGATGGTTTACGGTATTATTGAGCTTATTAACTTTGCCCATGGCGAAATTTACATGCTTGGTGCTTTTACCGGACTCATTGTTGCCGGAGTGATGGGTGTCTACGGATTCCCTGTTTTTGCGATCCTGCTTATGGCAATAGTCATCGCAGTATTGTATTGTGCAGCCTACGGGTACACTATGGAGAAAGTGGCTTACAAACCACTTCGCGGCGCTGCTCGCCTCTCTCCACTTATTTCAGCTATCGGTATGTCACTTTTTCTCCAGAACTACATTATTCTGGCGCAAACATCTGACTTCTTACCGTTTCCAGAATTAATTCCAGATTTCGAATTTATGGAACCAGTTGCACACATCTTTGGTTCTACAGATTTAGTTATCGTAGTTGCCAGCTCCGTATCTATGCTGGCACTGACATTGTTCATCAAATTTACTAAAATGGGCAAAGCCATGCGCGCGACCGCCCAGAACAGAAAAATGGCAATGCTCCTTGGCATTAATGCTGACAAAATCATTTCTACAACCTTCATCATCGGCTCTTCACTGGCAGCGCTTGGTGGCGTGCTTGTTTCTACGCATTCAGGCCAGCTGAACTTCATGATCGGCTTTATTGCTGGTGTAAAAGCATTTACGGCTGCGGTTCTCGGCGGTATCGGCTCCATTCCGGGTGCCATGCTCGGCGGACTATTCCTCGGACTGACAGAAAGCTATGCAGCAGGGTATATTTCCAGTGACTACGAAGACGTTTTCGCCTTCTCACTGCTGGTAATCTTCCTTATTTTCCGTCCTTCCGGCATCTTGGGCAAAGCCCCTGTTGAAAAGGTATAACCGTGTTCACCCGTAACGAAAGAAGGAGTTGCAGAATTTAGTTTCTGCAGAAAAGATACAATGCAAGGACTGAAACAATCCATAATTGCTAGTTTGTGGTTCATGTTCCTTACATTTCCTATCATGGTTGTTCGAGTTAACACTATCGAGAACACCATTGAATGGAGATGGATGAACCTTGCCTACGTCGGCGTAGGAATATTCTTTATATCCTACGTATGGCGCTGGGCCTTGGCTCGTAAAGAAGCCAAACAGTACGAAACTGAATCCACAACTAAACAAAAGAAACAACTCTGGCTCTCCCGTGCAATGGAAGAACCAGCAGTGGCACGCCCTGCTCTTGCAGCAATTTTTGCGCTGAGCGTTGCGTTACCACTTCTTGTAACAACATATCAGACCAACATCTTCATTTCATTTTTGCTGTATGTCGTTCTTGGTCTCGGCTTAAATATTATTGTTGGTGTAGCTGGCCTGCTCTTCCTTGGGCATGCTGCGTTCTACGCAATTGGTGCATACAGCTACGCGCTGCTTAACCACTATTTTGGAATCGGCTTCTGGGTGGCATTACCACTTGGTGGACTATTCGCCTGTCTCGGCGGGATCATGCTTGCCTTCCCTGTTTTGCGACTGCGCGGTGACTATCTCGCAATCGTAACTCTCGGATTCGGCGAGATTGTTCGACTGGTTCTGGAAAACTGGAGTTCTCTGACCGGTGGCCCTTCCGGCATTTCAAACATTGATCGCCCGGGCTTATTCGGTGTGGAACTTTCCGTAGCAGACGCAAACATCTACATTTACTACATCGTTCTCGCGCTTGCTATCATTACCATTATATCTGTGCAGCGATTAAAAGATTCCCGTATCGGCCGTGCTCTTCAAGCACTGCGTGAGGATGAAATCGCTTGTCAGGCAATGGGTATTGACCGCGTTAACGTTAAGCTTATGGCATTCGGGCTTGGTACAGCTTGGGCTGGTTTTGCAGGCGTGATCTTTGCCGCAAAAACCACCTTTATTAACCCAGCCAGTTTTACCTTTATGGAATCAGCAATCATTTTATCCATTGTTGTTCTTGGCGGCATGGGTTCCAACCTTGGTGTGATCCTCGGTTCTGCGTTCCTCGTGCTTATGCCGGAATATCTGCGTGCATTCTCTGAATACCGCATGATCATTTTCGCATCCGCAATGGTACTGATGATGGTATTCCGCCCACAGGGACTTATTGCTCCTAAAGGACGTAAATACCATATTGATGACCCGGATCTTGTCCAAAAAGGAGATTCGTAATGTCTACAGTACTGAACGTTAATGCACTCTCCAAAAGCTTCGGTGGTCTTCGTGCACTCAACGATGTTGATCTGCAAGTGGACAGCGGCGAAATTGTTGCACTCATCGGCCCTAACGGTGCCGGTAAAACAACATTCTTTAACTGCATTACCGGCATTTATGAACCGACTGACGGCGATGTGTTCTTTACTCCTCTCGGAAGTACAGAACGCCGCGTTAACGGCATGAAGCCCAATAAAGTTACTGAACTTGGCATGGCGCGTACCTTCCAGAACATTCGACTTTTTAAGAATATGACTGTGCTGGAAAACGTTATGGTAGCCCGCCATTGCCGCACAAAAGCAGGCATTTTAGATGCACTGCTTCGCCCGCCACATGTGAAGCGTGAAGAAAAAGAAA
This Halodesulfovibrio sp. MK-HDV DNA region includes the following protein-coding sequences:
- a CDS encoding branched-chain amino acid ABC transporter permease produces the protein MDWDFFIELGLGGLTRGSIYALIAIGYTMVYGIIELINFAHGEIYMLGAFTGLIVAGVMGVYGFPVFAILLMAIVIAVLYCAAYGYTMEKVAYKPLRGAARLSPLISAIGMSLFLQNYIILAQTSDFLPFPELIPDFEFMEPVAHIFGSTDLVIVVASSVSMLALTLFIKFTKMGKAMRATAQNRKMAMLLGINADKIISTTFIIGSSLAALGGVLVSTHSGQLNFMIGFIAGVKAFTAAVLGGIGSIPGAMLGGLFLGLTESYAAGYISSDYEDVFAFSLLVIFLIFRPSGILGKAPVEKV
- the livM gene encoding high-affinity branched-chain amino acid ABC transporter permease LivM, with protein sequence MQGLKQSIIASLWFMFLTFPIMVVRVNTIENTIEWRWMNLAYVGVGIFFISYVWRWALARKEAKQYETESTTKQKKQLWLSRAMEEPAVARPALAAIFALSVALPLLVTTYQTNIFISFLLYVVLGLGLNIIVGVAGLLFLGHAAFYAIGAYSYALLNHYFGIGFWVALPLGGLFACLGGIMLAFPVLRLRGDYLAIVTLGFGEIVRLVLENWSSLTGGPSGISNIDRPGLFGVELSVADANIYIYYIVLALAIITIISVQRLKDSRIGRALQALREDEIACQAMGIDRVNVKLMAFGLGTAWAGFAGVIFAAKTTFINPASFTFMESAIILSIVVLGGMGSNLGVILGSAFLVLMPEYLRAFSEYRMIIFASAMVLMMVFRPQGLIAPKGRKYHIDDPDLVQKGDS
- a CDS encoding ABC transporter ATP-binding protein encodes the protein MSTVLNVNALSKSFGGLRALNDVDLQVDSGEIVALIGPNGAGKTTFFNCITGIYEPTDGDVFFTPLGSTERRVNGMKPNKVTELGMARTFQNIRLFKNMTVLENVMVARHCRTKAGILDALLRPPHVKREEKENIDKSYELLKYVGLNQHYNDLACNLPYGDQRKLEIARAMATQPSLLLLDEPAAGMNPQETESLKQLVLDIRDKFKLAILLIEHDMSMVMSLSDRIYVMEYGCLISQGTPNEVRNDPQVIKAYLGEESLA
- a CDS encoding branched-chain amino acid ABC transporter substrate-binding protein produces the protein MTFSGLVKSIVTGLAVTALCVPAFAADTIKLGVAGAHSGDLASYGLPTVNAAKVVVEKINAAGGVNGKQVELLIQDDQCKPEQATNVATKLISDGANVVLGHICSGATKAALPIYTEGKLIAMSPSATNPMLTQSGDYPTFFRTIASDDMQARLGVDFAIDKLGAKKIAVLHDKGDYGKGYAEFARKFIEEGGKAEVVMFEGVTPGAPDYSAVVQKIRRFKADTVIYGGYHPEASKLISQMRKKRIKANFVSDDGVKDDTFIKVAGKKAEGVYASGPIDVSDLPMYQEAIAAHVKMFGTEPGAFYPAAYAATVAMLTAIERADSTDYDAVTAKLRGEFVETPIGKIKFNEKGDAEGVGFSMYQVQNGKYVELK